One window of the Vigna radiata var. radiata cultivar VC1973A chromosome 1, Vradiata_ver6, whole genome shotgun sequence genome contains the following:
- the LOC106774814 gene encoding cleavage and polyadenylation specificity factor subunit 2 — MGTSVQVTPLCGVYNENPLSYLVSIDGFNFLVDCGWNDQFDPSLLQPLSRVASTIDAVLLSHADTLHLGALPYAIKQLGLSAPVYSTEPVFRLGLLTMYDQYLSRKQVSEFDLFTLDDIDSAFQSVTRLTYSQNHHLSGKGEGIVIAPHVAGHLLGGTVWKITKDGEDVIYAVDFNHRKERHLNGTALGSFVRPAVLITDAYNALNNQPYRRQKDKEFGDILKKTLRAGGNVLLPVDTAGRVLELILLLESYWSDENMNYPIYFLTYVASSTIDYVKSFLEWMSDSIAKSFEKTRENIFLLKYVTLLINKTDLDNAPEGPKVVLASMASLEAGFSHDIFVEWANDSKNLVLFTERGQFATLARMLQADPPPKAVKVVVSKRVPLVGEELIAYEEEQDRIKKEALKASLIKEEELKTSHGSDNNNSDPMVIDSGNNHVPPEVAGPRGGGYRDIFIDGFVPPSTSVAPMFPCYENTSEWDDFGEVINPDDYVIKDEDMNQIAMHGGGDINGKLDEGAAGLILDTKPSKVVSDERTVQVKCVLVYMDFEGRSDGRSIKNILSHVAPLKLVLVHGSAEATEHLKQHCLKHVCPHVYAPQIDETIDVTSDLCAYKVQLSEKLMSNVLFKKLGDYEVAWVDAVVGKTENDMLSLLPVSEAAPPHKSVLVGDLKLADIKQFLSGKGVQVEFAGGALRCGEYVTLRKVGDATQKGGGSGAQQIVIEGPLCEDYYKIRDYLYSQFYLL; from the exons ATGGGAACATCAGTGCAGGTAACGCCACTGTGTGGAGTGTACAATGAGAACCCTCTCTCGTATTTGGTCTCCATTGATGGCTTCAACTTCCTCGTCGACTGTGGCTGGAACGACCAATTCGACCCCTCACTCCTTCAACCCCTCTCCAg GGTAGCATCAACCATTGATGCTGTCTTGCTTTCACATGCTGATACACTTCACCTTGGTGCCCTCCCATATGCCATTAAGCAGCTCGGACTCTCTGCCCCAGTTTATTCAACTGAGCCTGTCTTCAGATTGGGCCTTCTCACTATGTATGACCAGTACCTTTCAAGAAAG CAAGTGTCGGAATTCGATCTGTTCACATTGGATGATATTGATTCTGCTTTCCAGAGTGTAACGAGGCTAACATATTCTCAGAATCATCATCTGTCAG GCAAAGGAGAAGGAATTGTGATTGCACCTCATGTTGCTGGACATCTTTTGGGAGGTACTGTTTGGAAAATTACAAAGGATGGTGAGGATGTCATATATGCTGTTGATTTTAATCATAGGAAAGAAAG gcaTTTGAATGGAACTGCTCTTGGTTCTTTTGTGCGGCCTGCTGTTCTAATAACTGATGCTTACAATGCTTTGAACAATCAGCCTTACAGACGCCAAAAAGACAAAGAATTTGGAG ATATCTTAAAGAAGACTCTAAGAGCAGGTGGCAATGTATTACTACCTGTTGACACTGCTGGACGAGTGTTGGAACTTATTCTGTTGTTGGAATCG TATTGGTCTGATGAAAACATGAACTACCCCATATACTTTCTTACATATGTTGCTTCCAGCACAATTGATTACGTGAAGAGTTTCCTTGAGTGGATGAGTGATTCCATAGCAAAGTCTTTTGAAAAAACTcgtgaaaatatttttcttctgaa GTATGTTACCCTTCTGATTAACAAGACTGACCTTGACAATGCTCCAGAGGGTCCAAAG GTGGTTCTAGCATCCATGGCAAGTTTGGAAGCAGGCTTTTCTCATGATATATTTGTTGAGTGGGCCAATGATTCAAAAAATCTTGTGCTTTTTACTGAAAGAGGCCAG TTTGCCACACTAGCTCGTATGCTCCAAGCTGATCCACCACCAAAAGCTGTCAAAGTTGTTGTGTCCAAGCGTGTTCCTTTGGTTGGGGAAGAGCTTATTGCCTACGAAGAAGAACAAGATCgaataaaaaaagaagcttTAAAAGCCAGTCTTATAAAAGAGGAAGAACTGAAAACATCTCATGGGtctgataataataatagtgatccAATGGTCATTGATTCTGGCAATAATCATGTACCACCAGAAG TGGCTGGTCCACGAGGTGGAGGATACCGGGATATATTTATTGATGGATTTGTTCCCCCTTCCACGAGTGTTGCTCCAATGTTTCCCTGTTATGAGAATACATCAGAATGGGATGATTTTGGTGAAGTCATAAATCCAGATGATTATGTAATTAAGGATGAAGACATGAATCAGATTGCAATGCAC GGAGGTGGTGATATAAATGGAAAACTTGATGAAGGTGCTGCAGGTTTAATACTTGATACAAAGCCATCAAAAGTTGTATCTGATGAAAGGACT GTGCAAGTTAAGTGTGTATTGGTTTACATGGATTTTGAGGGACGTTCAGATGGAAGAtccattaaaaatattctatctCATGTGGCTCCCTTGAAGCTG GTTTTGGTGCATGGGTCAGCAGAAGCTACAGAGCATCTGAAGCAGCACTGCCTGAAGCATGTTTGTCCTCACGTTTATGCTCCCCAAATTGATGAGACAATTGATGTGACCTCTGATTTATGTGCTTACAAG GTTCAACTATCTGAGAAGCTAATGAGTAATGTACTCTTCAAAAAG CTGGGAGATTATGAAGTAGCTTGGGTAGATGCTGTAGTAGGGAAGACAGAAAACGACATGCTTTCTCTGCTCCCTGTTTCTGAAGCGGCTCCTCCACATAAGTCTGTTCTTGTTGGTGATTTGAAATTGGCAGATATCAAACAGTTTCTCTCTGGCAAGGGTGTTCAG GTGGAGTTTGCTGGTGGGGCTTTACGTTGTGGTGAATACGTAACTCTTCGGAAAGTTGGGGATGCAACTCAGAAG GGTGGTGGTTCTGGTGCTCAGCAAATTGTTATTGAAGGTCCTCTGTGTGAAGATTACTATAAAATTCGTGACTATCTCTATTCACAATTTTATTTGCTTTAG
- the LOC106763963 gene encoding uncharacterized protein LOC106763963, with amino-acid sequence MSTASLPKTAPPDLDGFATICDDSELNALSSPSRKKERICDDLVAKDSSTLCIRIQFYSKIGKEEYPDRWIAYPSKIVNIVRVNIDHTNKLVLLYVRPSSAFYSLDVAGYIFSNDVIDAMEKYSMHLVNSVMERAEATCRNLKATNVNMERVVGVGDPKDVICSVAKKLEADTLVMGSHGFGFLKRAILGSVSDHCXKHAGFLVVISYNSILSIVPCSFCRTQTIIRTFMVLCHRVLFVNLMHAMIDLTTGVDEILSTWFMKKGMES; translated from the exons ATGTCGACAGCGTCGCTGCCTAAGACAGCCCCACCAGATCT CGATGGATTTGCGACGATTTGCGATGATTCTGAATTGAATGCACTGTCTTCACCATCTCGCAAAAAGGAGAGGATTTGCGATGATTTAGTGGCAAAAGACTCATCTACCCTCT GTATCCGGATAcagttttattcaaaaattggaaaagaagagTATCCGGATAGATGGATTGCGTATCCG AGTAAAATTGTTAACATTGTCAGAGTTAACATTGATCATACCAACAAGCTTGTGCTTCTTTATGTCAGGCCATCCTCTGCTTTCTATTCCTTGGATGTTGCAG GGTATATCTTTTCCAATGATGTTATTGATGCTATGGAAAAGTACAGTATGCACCTTGTTAATTCAGTGATGGAAAGAGCTGAAGCCACATGTAGAAATTTGAAGGCTACAAAT GTGAACATGGAGAGGGTAGTCGGGGTAGGAGATCCGAAGGATGTAATATGCAGTGTGGCAAAGAAACTAGAGGCTGATACCTTGGTCATGGGAAGTCATGGCTTTGGATTCTTGAAGAG GGCAATCCTTGGAAGTGTTAGTGATCACTGCNCCAAACATGCAGGATTCTTGGTTGTAATTTCCTACAATTCTATTTTAAG CATAGTGCCATGTTCCTTTTGCAGGACTCAAACCATCATTAGGACATTTATGGTTCTGTGCCACCGTGTTTTGTTCGTCAATCTCATGCATGCCATGATAGATTT GACAACGGGCGTTGATGAGATTCTCTCTACTTGGTTCATGAAGAAAGGCATGGAATCTTGA